A window of the Phycicoccus sp. M110.8 genome harbors these coding sequences:
- a CDS encoding S8/S53 family peptidase translates to MTADVPPPQGSPGRIPRVAVPRSAERRLDVRVLDPAKAVRLDGDDALSPTIYSGNRLIVPGLPTRSGEGPIGALTQIAERLGYAAVPRRDEQLEALLDRYELGDEADAVAATVVEFRPLPDRPVEAPDAWLILQTLRAEDPSAAKGVSLSHIMTASGYGDGVGYGDGVGYGDGVGYGDGVGYGDGVGYGDGVGYGDGVQLPGGGPSARRPVVWAAPDPRSRRVKDGPVVALLDTGIGEHPWFRHGVVRDVEVDGIPIGLRFTPEDDPELTGCTLDRVNGVLDRCAGHGTFIAGVVRQHCPSATLLVVPVMYGDGVADEAFLVETLQLLWVRQWLTHRGKHEGPLIDVLSLSLGYYHETPGAFDDEPAFLSILRALAATGVAITAAAGNGGTDHPFYPAAFALADGFEVPLASVGALNPDARSVAVFSNTGRWVRAYRCGTAVVSTMPVTFDGSLRGTLYHHPSPNPPRGASKPDGYRLGFGMWSGTSFSAPALAGEYAAQLAASGAHQQAAPDPDARRKHLAEVVEKVLADTHGMER, encoded by the coding sequence ATGACCGCAGACGTCCCGCCCCCGCAGGGGAGCCCCGGGCGCATCCCCCGCGTGGCCGTGCCCCGCTCGGCCGAGCGCCGCCTCGACGTGCGCGTGCTCGACCCGGCCAAGGCCGTCCGCCTCGACGGGGACGACGCGCTCAGCCCGACGATCTACAGCGGCAACCGGCTCATCGTGCCCGGCCTGCCCACCCGCTCGGGCGAGGGCCCCATCGGCGCCCTGACGCAGATCGCCGAGCGCCTGGGGTATGCCGCGGTGCCGCGCCGCGACGAGCAGCTCGAGGCGCTGCTCGACCGGTACGAGCTCGGCGACGAGGCGGACGCCGTCGCCGCGACCGTGGTGGAGTTCCGGCCGCTGCCGGACCGCCCGGTCGAGGCCCCCGACGCGTGGCTGATCCTGCAGACGCTGCGGGCCGAGGACCCGTCCGCTGCCAAGGGCGTCAGCCTCAGCCACATCATGACCGCGTCCGGGTACGGCGACGGGGTCGGCTACGGCGACGGCGTGGGTTACGGCGACGGGGTCGGCTACGGCGACGGCGTCGGCTATGGCGACGGTGTGGGTTACGGCGACGGGGTCGGGTACGGCGACGGCGTCCAGCTCCCCGGCGGCGGCCCCTCGGCCCGGCGACCGGTCGTCTGGGCGGCCCCCGACCCGCGCTCCCGTCGCGTCAAGGACGGCCCCGTCGTGGCCCTGCTGGACACCGGCATCGGCGAGCACCCCTGGTTCCGCCACGGCGTCGTCCGCGACGTCGAGGTCGACGGCATCCCCATCGGCCTGCGCTTCACGCCCGAGGACGACCCGGAGCTCACGGGCTGCACGCTCGACCGCGTCAACGGCGTCCTCGACCGGTGCGCCGGGCACGGCACCTTCATCGCCGGCGTCGTCCGGCAGCACTGCCCCTCGGCCACGCTGCTGGTCGTCCCGGTCATGTACGGCGACGGTGTCGCGGACGAGGCGTTCCTCGTCGAGACGCTGCAGCTGCTGTGGGTGCGCCAGTGGCTCACGCACCGCGGGAAGCACGAGGGCCCGCTCATCGACGTGCTGTCGCTCTCGCTCGGCTACTACCACGAGACCCCCGGCGCCTTCGACGACGAGCCGGCGTTCCTGTCCATCCTGCGTGCGCTGGCCGCGACGGGCGTGGCGATCACCGCGGCCGCGGGCAACGGCGGCACGGACCACCCGTTCTACCCGGCGGCGTTCGCGCTGGCCGACGGGTTCGAGGTGCCCCTCGCCAGCGTCGGCGCCCTCAACCCCGACGCCCGGTCCGTCGCGGTGTTCTCGAACACCGGCCGGTGGGTGCGGGCCTACCGCTGTGGCACGGCAGTCGTCAGCACCATGCCGGTCACGTTCGACGGCAGCCTGCGCGGCACGCTCTACCACCACCCGAGCCCGAACCCGCCGCGCGGCGCGTCCAAGCCCGACGGCTACCGGCTGGGCTTCGGCATGTGGAGCGGCACCTCGTTCTCCGCGCCCGCCCTGGCCGGTGAGTATGCCGCGCAGCTCGCCGCGAGCGGCGCGCACCAGCAGGCGGCTCCCGATCCCGACGCGCGCAGGAAGCACCTCGCCGAGGTGGTCGAGAAGGTCCTGGCCGACACCCACGGGATGGAGCGGTGA
- the cysE gene encoding serine O-acetyltransferase — protein MTLALYARRARHRVVDDLDAAVARDPAAASRFDLALNSPGLHAVWAYRLAHRMWLRGGAWKPVARLLMTAVRSVTGVEIHPAAVIGRRFFIDHGMGVVIGETAEVGDDVMLYHGVTLGGRSLEKVKRHPTVGSRVTIGAGARVLGPVYIGDDVQIGANSVVVKDVPAGAIATGVPATIRFPQGRREDPYEAMFRDPAIWI, from the coding sequence GTGACCCTCGCCCTGTACGCCCGCCGCGCCCGCCACCGCGTCGTCGACGACCTCGACGCCGCGGTGGCGCGCGACCCCGCAGCCGCCTCGCGGTTCGACCTCGCGCTGAACTCGCCCGGCCTGCACGCCGTCTGGGCCTACCGACTCGCCCACCGGATGTGGCTGCGCGGCGGCGCCTGGAAGCCCGTCGCCCGGCTGCTCATGACGGCCGTCCGCTCGGTGACGGGCGTCGAGATCCACCCGGCGGCCGTCATCGGCCGGCGCTTCTTCATCGACCACGGCATGGGAGTGGTCATCGGCGAGACCGCCGAGGTCGGCGACGACGTCATGCTCTACCACGGCGTCACCCTGGGCGGCCGGTCGCTGGAGAAGGTCAAGCGCCACCCGACCGTCGGCTCGCGCGTGACGATCGGCGCCGGGGCTCGCGTCCTCGGGCCGGTCTACATCGGCGACGACGTGCAGATCGGCGCGAACTCCGTGGTGGTCAAGGACGTCCCGGCCGGGGCGATCGCGACCGGCGTGCCGGCGACCATCCGCTTCCCGCAGGGCCGCCGCGAGGACCCCTACGAGGCGATGTTCCGCGACCCGGCGATCTGGATCTGA
- the cysK gene encoding cysteine synthase A, which produces MPIYDDVTQLIGNTPLVRINRLIDSDATVAAKLEFYNPASSVKDRIGVSIIDAAEAAGELKPGGTIVEATSGNTGIALAMVGAARGYNVVLTMPETMSKERRALLRAYGAELVLTEGALGMKGAVAKSEEIAAERGGILARQFANAANPEIHRKTTAEEIWKDTDGQVDIVVAGIGTGGTITGVGQVLKARKPGVQMIAVEPAESPILNGGEPGPHKIQGLGANFVPEILDRDIYDEVIDINAETSVEWARRAAKEEGLLVGLSSGAALAAADQVARRPENAGKTIVVIIPSFGERYLSTILFSDLLD; this is translated from the coding sequence ATGCCCATCTACGACGACGTGACCCAGCTCATCGGCAACACCCCGCTGGTGCGGATCAACCGGCTCATCGACAGCGACGCGACCGTCGCGGCGAAGCTGGAGTTCTACAACCCGGCGAGCTCGGTCAAGGACCGCATCGGTGTCTCGATCATCGACGCCGCGGAGGCGGCGGGCGAGCTGAAGCCGGGCGGCACGATCGTCGAGGCCACGTCGGGCAACACCGGCATCGCGCTGGCGATGGTCGGCGCGGCCCGCGGCTACAACGTCGTCCTCACCATGCCGGAGACGATGAGCAAGGAGCGCCGGGCCCTGCTGCGGGCCTACGGCGCCGAGCTCGTCCTTACCGAGGGCGCCCTGGGCATGAAGGGCGCGGTCGCCAAGTCCGAGGAGATCGCCGCCGAGCGCGGTGGCATCCTCGCCCGCCAGTTCGCGAACGCAGCCAACCCGGAGATCCACCGCAAGACCACCGCGGAGGAGATCTGGAAGGACACCGACGGCCAGGTCGACATCGTCGTGGCGGGCATCGGCACCGGCGGCACCATCACTGGCGTCGGGCAGGTGCTCAAGGCCCGCAAGCCCGGGGTGCAGATGATCGCCGTCGAGCCGGCCGAGTCGCCGATCCTCAACGGTGGCGAGCCCGGCCCGCACAAGATCCAGGGCCTCGGCGCCAACTTCGTCCCGGAGATCCTCGACCGCGACATCTACGACGAGGTCATCGACATCAACGCCGAGACCTCCGTCGAGTGGGCGCGTCGCGCCGCCAAGGAGGAGGGCCTGCTCGTCGGCCTCTCGTCCGGTGCTGCGCTCGCCGCCGCCGACCAGGTCGCCCGCCGCCCCGAGAACGCCGGCAAGACGATCGTCGTGATCATCCCCAGCTTCGGCGAGCGGTACCTGTCCACCATCCTCTTCTCCGACCTCCTCGACTGA
- a CDS encoding CHAT domain-containing protein: MLQLLEQGRHLNSIGRFRDAERCLRRALRLADALSGEARELARGRVLITLAWATVALHGRDRALALLEDVRTSTGSPRLHALAGVQEAVVQVACQDWRGALAALARVERPTELLTPREQVSALLNGGLAHLSLLELDPARDELERALAIAVAEGVPEQEFKARHNLGCLAFYAGRLPEAITLMREADAMEAPVGRVRAQHDLALVLLEAGLLDQARETLARALGEALAEGHRLEEADLRVDLATCALLRDDPAAAREHLGAAATAYRTRGATDRQRYAALLRSSVDLAEGVVPRGLDRVVAPWHEVARPVLPDERLATRVEVEAALLRGDLDAAGTAVGRLGGRVRQGLAADMHERLLVARVAVAQGDRARARRTVRTALQRLTDRVAPTQSLEIRSALALHGQRLADFDVTDALADGTVGRVFDSVERWRAVSHRLAPVTVPTDSRAASLLAELRQARREAADSADGSDAARLRSRAADLEWQVSQLDWATAEDRGAAGRGAPTAYGTARRLLHDRGEQAVVMFAHDGEQHALVVGARTSSVHHLGPAARAVELADRLSRDLRAHAFAGPHPALQAAVGRAVEESLGALGDLLLGPLPLGDGPVVVVPGLTLRSVPWGMLPRLAGRAVTVAPSMTRWSAPLLEDGPAAERPLTVTALTGPRLRRADVEAERVTAHWRTRGVAARVALLADSGDVREALGVDGLVHVAAHGTHEPQSPWFSSLHMADGPVFAHELPRPAAPRHVVLSACDVGRMDPRPGDEPLGLTAALLGLGVRSVVAAVAPVTDEVAATAMEAYHAGLASGRSASAALAAVVAQEPAAGAFCLYGTDWQPPVAASAGRAGTTSVGRARRDRAAVAGERRPGAAGRPVGGQIQIAGSRNIAS, from the coding sequence GTGCTGCAGCTGCTCGAGCAGGGCCGCCACCTCAACTCGATCGGCCGGTTCCGCGACGCCGAGCGCTGCCTGCGCCGGGCGCTGCGGCTCGCTGACGCCCTGTCCGGCGAGGCCCGCGAGCTCGCCCGTGGCCGGGTCCTCATCACCCTCGCCTGGGCGACCGTCGCACTGCACGGCCGCGACCGCGCGCTCGCGCTGCTCGAGGACGTCCGCACCTCCACCGGCTCCCCGCGGCTGCACGCCCTGGCCGGCGTGCAGGAGGCGGTGGTGCAGGTGGCGTGCCAGGACTGGCGAGGCGCCCTCGCCGCCCTGGCGCGGGTCGAGCGGCCGACCGAGCTGCTCACCCCGCGCGAGCAGGTGTCGGCCCTGCTCAACGGCGGCCTGGCCCACCTGTCGCTGCTCGAGCTCGACCCCGCCCGCGACGAGCTCGAGCGGGCCCTGGCGATCGCCGTCGCCGAGGGGGTTCCGGAGCAGGAGTTCAAGGCGCGCCACAACCTGGGCTGCCTCGCCTTCTACGCGGGTCGGCTGCCCGAGGCCATCACCCTCATGCGCGAGGCGGACGCCATGGAGGCGCCGGTCGGCCGGGTCCGGGCGCAGCACGACCTGGCCCTCGTCCTGCTCGAGGCGGGCCTGCTCGACCAGGCGCGCGAGACCCTCGCGCGGGCGCTCGGGGAGGCGCTGGCCGAGGGGCACCGGCTCGAGGAGGCGGACCTGCGCGTCGACCTCGCGACGTGCGCGCTGCTGCGCGACGACCCCGCCGCGGCCCGCGAGCACCTCGGCGCGGCCGCGACCGCCTACCGGACGCGCGGGGCGACCGACCGGCAGCGGTATGCCGCGCTGCTGCGGTCCTCCGTCGACCTCGCCGAAGGCGTCGTCCCGCGCGGGTTGGACCGGGTGGTCGCCCCGTGGCACGAGGTCGCGCGGCCGGTGCTGCCGGACGAGCGGCTCGCGACCCGCGTCGAGGTCGAGGCGGCGCTGCTGCGCGGCGACCTCGACGCGGCCGGCACGGCGGTCGGCCGGCTGGGCGGTCGGGTACGCCAGGGACTGGCCGCCGACATGCACGAGCGGCTGCTGGTCGCGAGGGTCGCCGTGGCGCAGGGGGACCGGGCGCGCGCCCGCCGGACCGTCCGCACCGCCCTGCAGCGCCTCACCGACCGGGTCGCCCCCACCCAGAGCCTGGAGATCCGCTCCGCGCTGGCGCTGCACGGCCAGCGGCTGGCCGACTTCGACGTCACCGACGCCCTCGCCGACGGCACCGTGGGCCGGGTGTTCGACTCGGTGGAGCGCTGGCGGGCCGTCTCCCACCGGCTCGCCCCGGTGACGGTGCCCACGGACTCCCGGGCGGCGTCCCTGCTGGCGGAGCTGCGCCAGGCCCGGCGCGAGGCGGCCGACAGCGCCGACGGGAGCGACGCGGCACGCCTGCGGTCGCGGGCGGCGGACCTCGAGTGGCAGGTCAGCCAGCTCGACTGGGCCACGGCCGAGGACCGTGGGGCCGCCGGCAGGGGCGCACCCACGGCATACGGCACGGCCCGGCGGCTGCTGCACGACCGGGGCGAGCAGGCGGTCGTGATGTTCGCGCACGACGGCGAGCAGCACGCGCTCGTGGTGGGCGCCCGCACGTCGTCGGTGCACCACCTCGGCCCCGCAGCCCGGGCGGTCGAGCTCGCCGACCGGCTGTCCCGCGACCTGCGGGCACACGCGTTCGCCGGCCCCCACCCCGCCCTGCAGGCTGCCGTCGGCCGGGCCGTCGAGGAGTCGCTCGGCGCCCTGGGCGACCTGCTGCTCGGCCCGCTGCCGCTCGGGGACGGGCCGGTCGTGGTCGTCCCCGGGCTGACGCTGCGCTCGGTGCCCTGGGGGATGCTGCCGCGGCTGGCGGGCCGCGCCGTGACGGTCGCCCCGTCGATGACCCGGTGGTCGGCGCCGCTGCTGGAGGACGGCCCTGCCGCGGAACGGCCGTTGACGGTCACCGCGCTCACCGGTCCCCGCCTGCGCCGGGCCGACGTCGAGGCCGAGCGGGTGACCGCCCACTGGCGCACGAGGGGGGTGGCGGCGCGCGTCGCCCTGTTGGCGGACAGCGGCGACGTCCGGGAGGCGCTGGGTGTCGACGGCCTCGTCCACGTGGCGGCGCACGGGACGCACGAGCCGCAGAGCCCGTGGTTCTCCTCGCTGCACATGGCCGACGGCCCCGTCTTCGCGCACGAGCTCCCGCGCCCGGCGGCACCACGGCACGTGGTGCTCTCCGCCTGCGACGTCGGCCGCATGGACCCGCGCCCGGGCGACGAGCCGCTGGGGCTCACCGCGGCGCTGCTCGGCCTCGGCGTCCGCAGCGTGGTCGCCGCCGTGGCACCGGTCACCGACGAGGTGGCCGCCACGGCGATGGAGGCGTACCACGCCGGGCTCGCCTCAGGCAGGTCCGCGTCGGCAGCCCTCGCCGCCGTGGTGGCGCAGGAGCCGGCAGCCGGGGCGTTCTGCCTCTACGGCACCGACTGGCAGCCGCCGGTCGCGGCCTCTGCCGGCCGCGCCGGCACGACGAGCGTCGGGCGCGCCCGGCGCGACCGTGCAGCGGTGGCCGGGGAGAGGCGTCCGGGAGCCGCCGGCCGCCCGGTCGGCGGTCAGATCCAGATCGCCGGGTCGCGGAACATCGCCTCGTAG
- a CDS encoding sigma-70 family RNA polymerase sigma factor, which produces MQAEGGTRSLAEEAAAAFTAYRDGHPDAMGTLVDALTPLLWHTARAQGLGAAQAEDVVQNTWLQLLQHSQGITDPGGVLKWLLTTTRREAWASSRKTRREDFREDLTDAGEPAGSGSDETLEVVLRSQDQGLLWRHFKDLPERCQALLRVIALAERPDYAQVAQALGMPVGSIGPTRGRCLAKLRNALVGDPGWAA; this is translated from the coding sequence ATGCAGGCGGAAGGCGGCACGCGCAGCCTCGCCGAGGAGGCGGCAGCGGCGTTCACGGCATACCGCGACGGGCACCCGGACGCGATGGGGACCTTGGTCGACGCGCTCACCCCGCTGCTCTGGCACACCGCGCGCGCCCAGGGCCTCGGTGCCGCGCAGGCCGAGGACGTCGTGCAGAACACCTGGCTCCAGCTGCTCCAGCACTCCCAGGGCATCACCGACCCGGGCGGCGTGCTCAAGTGGCTCCTCACGACCACCCGCCGCGAGGCCTGGGCGAGCAGCCGCAAGACGCGCCGCGAGGACTTCCGCGAGGACCTGACGGACGCGGGCGAGCCGGCCGGCAGCGGGTCCGACGAGACCCTCGAGGTGGTGCTGCGCAGCCAGGACCAGGGCCTGCTGTGGCGGCACTTCAAGGACCTGCCCGAGCGGTGCCAGGCGCTGCTGCGGGTCATCGCGCTGGCGGAGCGCCCGGACTACGCCCAGGTCGCGCAGGCGCTGGGCATGCCGGTGGGGAGCATCGGCCCGACGCGGGGTCGGTGCCTGGCGAAGCTGCGGAACGCCCTCGTGGGCGACCCGGGATGGGCGGCGTGA